Proteins from a single region of Patulibacter sp. SYSU D01012:
- a CDS encoding thioredoxin domain-containing protein — protein MTSRNEERDRARAARQERERGEAAARERARRRRLLLGAGGLIVAIVAAVVAVGAFKKDPTDGASTARVDGVEVRGGAETAALLRGLPQHGETLGDPDAPVTILEIADLKCPGCQAHEVQTQKAVVDRLVRTGKANLELQLVNYRDAAAGTSDGAAARRAAYNFAGKDRFWNFVHAAYYNQGQETTAWASERTLRRIAAAAPGIDPAGVDVRETPRSRAAIARADALAAALRNDQTPALYVQPRGRREYTRLDDGATSDVDALEAAVAKATARARG, from the coding sequence ATGACGTCGAGGAACGAGGAACGGGACCGGGCACGAGCGGCCCGTCAGGAACGGGAGCGCGGCGAGGCGGCCGCGCGCGAACGGGCGCGCCGGCGCAGGCTGCTGCTCGGCGCCGGCGGGCTGATCGTCGCGATCGTCGCGGCGGTCGTCGCCGTCGGCGCCTTCAAGAAGGACCCGACCGACGGGGCGTCCACGGCGAGGGTCGACGGCGTCGAGGTGCGGGGCGGGGCGGAGACCGCCGCGCTGCTGCGCGGCCTGCCCCAGCACGGCGAGACCCTCGGGGATCCGGACGCGCCGGTCACGATCCTCGAGATCGCCGACCTGAAGTGCCCGGGGTGCCAGGCGCACGAGGTGCAGACGCAGAAGGCGGTCGTCGACCGGCTGGTGCGGACGGGCAAGGCGAACCTGGAGCTGCAGCTCGTGAACTACCGCGACGCCGCGGCCGGGACGTCGGACGGAGCGGCCGCGCGACGCGCGGCCTACAACTTCGCCGGGAAGGACCGGTTCTGGAACTTCGTCCACGCCGCCTACTACAACCAGGGGCAGGAGACGACGGCGTGGGCGAGCGAACGGACGTTGCGCCGGATCGCGGCGGCGGCGCCGGGCATCGACCCGGCCGGGGTGGACGTGCGCGAGACGCCCCGCTCCCGCGCGGCGATCGCCCGAGCGGACGCCCTCGCCGCGGCGCTGCGGAACGACCAGACGCCGGCGCTCTACGTCCAGCCTCGCGGCCGGCGCGAGTACACGCGGCTCGACGACGGGGCGACGTCCGACGTCGACGCGCTCGAGGCGGCCGTGGCGAAGGCGACCGCCCGCGCGCGCGGGTAG
- a CDS encoding thioredoxin domain-containing protein encodes MSSANKKREQAQKARLEREKAEQAARERSQRLKLLGGAVVLVLVIVGVVLAAGVFKDTSGGSKDTKVQVDGNEANVKGVAETNELLKGVPQNGTVLGKPDAPVTIIEFADMKCPACQQYEVTHQNKVVDELVKTGKANLNLQLINIIDPNAGTTDGADARRAALNLVAKNKFFNFVHTSYYNQGLENDTWATEKRLKEIGAGAPGVGAAAINIRETPAVRELQAKADKLSQDLKVSGTPAFYVQPRGTREYTPVQDPINGLTEAVDAAAKKAK; translated from the coding sequence ATGTCGTCAGCGAACAAGAAGCGGGAGCAGGCCCAGAAGGCCCGGCTCGAGCGCGAGAAGGCCGAGCAGGCCGCCCGTGAACGCAGCCAGCGCCTGAAGCTCCTGGGCGGGGCCGTCGTCCTCGTCCTCGTGATCGTCGGCGTGGTCCTCGCCGCCGGGGTGTTCAAGGACACCTCGGGCGGATCGAAGGACACGAAGGTGCAGGTCGACGGCAACGAGGCGAACGTCAAGGGCGTCGCCGAGACGAACGAGCTGCTCAAGGGCGTGCCGCAGAACGGCACCGTCCTGGGCAAGCCCGACGCGCCGGTGACGATCATCGAGTTCGCCGACATGAAGTGCCCGGCCTGCCAGCAGTACGAGGTCACGCACCAGAACAAGGTCGTGGACGAGCTGGTGAAGACGGGCAAGGCCAACCTGAACCTGCAGCTCATCAACATCATCGACCCGAACGCGGGGACGACCGACGGTGCCGACGCGCGCCGCGCCGCGCTCAACCTGGTCGCGAAGAACAAGTTCTTCAACTTCGTCCACACGAGCTACTACAACCAGGGCCTCGAGAACGACACCTGGGCGACCGAGAAGCGCCTGAAGGAGATCGGCGCGGGCGCCCCCGGCGTCGGCGCGGCGGCGATCAACATCCGCGAGACCCCCGCCGTGCGCGAGCTGCAGGCCAAGGCCGACAAGCTCTCGCAGGACCTGAAGGTCTCGGGCACCCCGGCCTTCTACGTCCAGCCCCGCGGCACCCGCGAGTACACCCCGGTGCAGGACCCGATCAACGGGCTGACCGAGGCCGTCGACGCCGCCGCCAAGAAGGCGAAGTAG
- a CDS encoding vitamin K epoxide reductase family protein, with the protein MLDRRLRIAQYVLALVGLASAGYLTYTKYAHGGVCGVSGGCTTVQQSPWSELFGIPVSVLGIVGYVGVLVALSLRGELPRLALVVISGVGFGFSMFLMYRAYITLEAFCPFCTTSALMMTLLFVVSTVRYLRGPDPEPAASGGGVAEPLAR; encoded by the coding sequence ATGCTCGACCGGCGGCTGCGCATCGCCCAGTACGTGCTGGCCCTCGTGGGCCTGGCGTCCGCGGGCTACCTGACGTACACGAAGTACGCCCACGGCGGCGTCTGCGGCGTGAGCGGCGGGTGCACGACGGTGCAGCAGTCGCCGTGGTCCGAGCTGTTCGGCATCCCCGTCTCGGTCCTGGGCATCGTGGGCTACGTGGGCGTCCTCGTGGCGCTCTCCCTGCGCGGCGAGCTGCCCCGCCTGGCGCTCGTGGTGATCTCGGGCGTCGGCTTCGGCTTCTCGATGTTCCTGATGTACCGCGCGTACATCACGCTCGAGGCGTTCTGCCCCTTCTGCACGACGAGCGCGCTGATGATGACGCTGCTCTTCGTCGTCAGCACGGTGCGCTACCTGCGCGGCCCCGACCCCGAGCCGGCGGCGTCCGGCGGCGGCGTCGCGGAGCCGCTCGCGCGGTAG
- a CDS encoding thioredoxin domain-containing protein, whose amino-acid sequence MGVSPDELHRLRRGQRLGAAFLLIAVVVGALLATGVLGGGDPARNASVVDGVRGVRETSALLRGVPQDGIRLGRADAPAVVVEFADLKCSACRGFALDDQEQVVRDLVRTGKASLELRLIGLDGFRPDNLTGRTAAYALAAQDRMWPLVELAYWNQGDERERWITDASLGRLAAASPELRGVTVSTRETAESRRLSAEADRLRAALGVDRTPTFYVRPRDETAPSAHERVDVGPFGDRAKAIAKAVRAVTARD is encoded by the coding sequence GTGGGCGTCTCGCCCGACGAGCTGCACCGCCTGCGCCGGGGCCAGCGCCTCGGCGCGGCGTTCCTGCTGATCGCCGTCGTCGTCGGCGCCCTGCTCGCCACGGGCGTGCTCGGCGGCGGCGACCCCGCCCGCAACGCCTCCGTCGTCGACGGCGTGCGCGGCGTGCGCGAGACGAGCGCGCTGCTCCGCGGGGTGCCGCAGGACGGCATCCGCCTGGGGCGCGCGGACGCGCCGGCCGTCGTCGTCGAGTTCGCCGACCTGAAGTGCTCGGCCTGCCGGGGCTTCGCCCTCGACGACCAGGAGCAGGTGGTCCGCGACCTCGTCCGCACGGGCAAGGCCAGCCTGGAGCTGCGGCTGATCGGCCTGGACGGGTTCCGCCCCGACAACCTGACCGGCCGCACCGCCGCCTACGCGCTGGCCGCGCAGGACCGCATGTGGCCGCTCGTCGAGCTGGCGTACTGGAACCAGGGCGACGAGCGCGAGCGGTGGATCACCGACGCGTCGCTCGGCCGCCTGGCCGCGGCGTCCCCCGAGCTGCGCGGCGTGACCGTGTCGACCCGCGAGACCGCCGAGAGCCGGCGGCTGTCCGCCGAGGCCGACCGGCTGCGCGCGGCGCTCGGCGTCGACCGCACGCCCACCTTCTACGTGCGGCCGCGCGACGAGACCGCGCCGTCGGCGCACGAGCGGGTCGACGTCGGCCCCTTCGGCGACCGCGCGAAGGCGATCGCGAAGGCCGTGCGCGCCGTCACGGCCCGCGACTGA
- a CDS encoding ribbon-helix-helix protein, CopG family has translation MKKTSLYLEEQLDAALAARAAEEGVTKAEFIRRTLAGAVERPSRPRPRSIAVFDSRDADASARVDDTLAATEFGA, from the coding sequence GTGAAGAAGACGAGCCTCTACCTCGAGGAGCAGCTCGACGCCGCTCTCGCCGCCCGCGCGGCGGAGGAGGGCGTCACGAAGGCGGAGTTCATCCGCCGCACGCTCGCGGGCGCGGTCGAGCGCCCGTCGCGCCCGCGCCCGCGGTCGATCGCCGTCTTCGACTCCCGCGACGCCGACGCCTCGGCGCGCGTGGACGACACGCTCGCGGCGACGGAGTTCGGCGCGTGA